The following proteins are encoded in a genomic region of Mycolicibacterium confluentis:
- the hsaC gene encoding iron-dependent extradiol dioxygenase HsaC has product MSIRSLGYLRIEATDMAAWREYGLKVLGMVEGSGTTEGALYLRMDEFPARLVIIPGDHDRLLQSGWETANAGELQEIRNRLDADGTPYKEATAAELADRRVDEMITFDDPSGNTLEVFHGVALEHRRLVSPYGHRFVTEEQGLGHVVLTTKDDAESTRFYRDVLGFKLRDSMRLPPQLVGRPADGPPAWLRFFGVNPRHHSLAFMPGETPSGIVHLMVEVENSDDVGLCLDRALRRKVPMSATLGRHVNDKMLSFYMKTPGGFDVEFGCEGLEVDDHGWIARESTAVSLWGHDFSIGFK; this is encoded by the coding sequence ATGAGCATCCGGTCACTGGGTTATCTGCGCATCGAGGCCACCGACATGGCCGCGTGGCGCGAATACGGGCTGAAGGTCCTCGGCATGGTCGAGGGTTCGGGTACCACCGAGGGTGCGCTGTACCTGCGGATGGACGAGTTCCCCGCGCGCCTGGTCATCATCCCGGGCGATCACGACCGGCTGCTGCAGTCGGGCTGGGAGACCGCCAACGCCGGTGAGCTGCAGGAGATTCGGAATCGTCTCGACGCCGACGGCACGCCGTACAAGGAGGCCACCGCGGCCGAACTTGCGGACCGCCGCGTCGACGAGATGATCACGTTCGATGATCCGTCGGGCAACACCCTGGAGGTGTTCCACGGTGTCGCGCTCGAGCATCGCCGGCTGGTCAGCCCCTACGGGCACCGCTTCGTCACCGAGGAGCAGGGCCTGGGCCACGTGGTGCTGACCACGAAGGACGACGCCGAGTCCACCCGCTTCTACCGCGACGTGCTGGGCTTCAAACTGCGGGACTCGATGCGGCTGCCTCCGCAGTTGGTGGGACGGCCCGCTGACGGTCCGCCGGCCTGGCTGCGGTTCTTCGGGGTCAACCCGCGGCATCACAGCCTGGCGTTCATGCCCGGCGAGACGCCCAGCGGCATCGTCCACCTGATGGTCGAGGTCGAGAACAGCGACGACGTGGGCCTGTGCCTGGACCGCGCACTGCGGCGCAAGGTGCCGATGTCGGCCACGCTTGGTCGCCATGTCAACGACAAGATGCTGTCGTTCTACATGAAGACCCCCGGCGGCTTCGACGTCGAATTCGGCTGCGAGGGACTCGAAGTCGACGACCACGGCTGGATCGCGCGGGAGAGCACCGCGGTCAGCCTGTGGGGCCACGACTTCAGCATCGGGTTCAAGTAG
- the hsaD gene encoding 4,5:9,10-diseco-3-hydroxy-5,9,17-trioxoandrosta-1(10),2-diene-4-oate hydrolase — MTDFAVEAAQQQEVTFESTSRFAQVRDDMRLHYHEAGDPSAPTVVLLHGGGPGASSWSNFSRNIGVLASRFHVLAVDQPGYGHSDKHTEHEQYNRYSATALLNLFDHLGIERAALVGNSLGGGTAVRFALDNPKRAGRLVLMGPGGLSVNLFAPDPTEGVKLLGRFAAEPTRENIEKFLRIMVFDQSLITPELVEERFQIASTPESLAATKAMGRSFAGADFELGMMWRDAYKLRQRVLLIWGREDRVNPLDGALVALKQIPRVQLHVFGQCGHWAQLEKFDEFNKLTIDFLDGQ, encoded by the coding sequence ATGACGGACTTCGCCGTCGAAGCTGCCCAGCAGCAGGAGGTCACGTTCGAGTCGACGTCGCGGTTCGCGCAGGTGCGCGACGACATGCGGCTGCACTACCACGAGGCCGGCGATCCGTCGGCGCCGACGGTGGTGCTGCTGCACGGCGGCGGACCGGGCGCCTCGAGCTGGTCGAACTTCAGCCGCAACATCGGCGTGCTGGCCAGCCGGTTCCATGTGCTGGCCGTTGACCAGCCCGGGTACGGGCACTCGGACAAGCACACCGAGCACGAGCAGTACAACCGGTACAGTGCCACCGCGCTGCTGAACCTGTTCGATCACCTGGGCATCGAACGCGCCGCGCTGGTGGGCAATTCGCTCGGCGGTGGCACCGCTGTGCGTTTCGCGCTGGACAATCCGAAGCGCGCGGGCCGGCTGGTGCTGATGGGTCCGGGCGGGCTCTCGGTCAACCTGTTCGCGCCTGACCCCACCGAGGGCGTCAAGCTGCTGGGCAGGTTCGCCGCCGAACCCACGCGCGAGAACATCGAGAAGTTCCTGCGGATCATGGTCTTCGACCAGAGCCTGATCACGCCGGAACTGGTCGAGGAGCGCTTCCAGATCGCCAGCACACCGGAGTCGCTGGCCGCGACCAAGGCGATGGGCCGCTCGTTCGCCGGCGCGGACTTCGAGCTCGGCATGATGTGGCGCGACGCCTACAAGCTGCGTCAGCGCGTGCTGCTGATCTGGGGCCGCGAGGACCGGGTCAATCCGCTCGACGGGGCGCTTGTCGCGCTCAAACAGATTCCGCGTGTACAGCTGCACGTTTTCGGGCAGTGTGGACATTGGGCACAGCTGGAGAAGTTCGATGAGTTCAACAAGCTCACCATCGACTTCCTGGACGGACAGTAG